A single window of Synechococcus sp. CBW1004 DNA harbors:
- the secD gene encoding protein translocase subunit SecD, whose amino-acid sequence MARQQGWVALILALAIASAALLASYGLQLGLDLRGGSQLTLQVLPAGEIRSVQKEQLEAVKEVLERRINGLGVAESTLQTVGNDQLVLQLPGEQDPSRAARVLGSTALLEFRAQKPGTEKEMQGLLPLKRQAEAVLAARDPALNQDPTDAGGPRPTPQLPPEDLARSLRDLGVEVPAGSSESDQIGLLLQEVNRRLVGLYGPTQLTGKELTAAGRQQSATASTWDVTLSFNREGGEKFAALTQSIAGTGRVLGIVLDGRSISEATVGPEFKAAGITGGGASITGNFTAEEARELEVQLRGGSLPLPVKIIEVRTIGPSLGAENIRTSLLAALSGLALVALFMVITYRLAGMVAVVALSLYGLFNLAIYALIPVTLTLPGIAGFILSLGMAVDANVLIFERIKDELRSGNTLIRSIDTGFALAFSSILDGQLTTLISCAALFALGTGFVKGFAVTLGIGVLLSLFSALTCTRTLLRLLMSYPALRRPTYFLPGAELPATAS is encoded by the coding sequence ATGGCACGCCAACAGGGCTGGGTAGCCCTCATCCTGGCGCTCGCGATCGCCTCCGCCGCCCTTCTCGCCAGCTATGGCCTCCAGCTCGGCCTCGATCTGCGCGGTGGCAGCCAGCTCACCCTGCAGGTACTGCCCGCCGGTGAGATCCGCAGCGTCCAGAAGGAGCAGCTGGAGGCCGTCAAGGAGGTGCTCGAGCGTCGCATCAATGGCCTCGGGGTGGCGGAATCGACGCTGCAGACCGTGGGCAATGACCAGCTGGTGCTGCAGCTGCCTGGCGAACAGGACCCCAGCCGTGCCGCCCGGGTGCTGGGCAGCACGGCCCTGCTCGAGTTCCGCGCCCAGAAGCCCGGCACCGAGAAGGAGATGCAGGGTCTGCTGCCCCTGAAGCGTCAGGCCGAGGCGGTGCTGGCCGCACGGGACCCCGCGCTCAACCAGGATCCCACCGATGCCGGGGGTCCCAGGCCCACGCCGCAGCTGCCCCCTGAGGATCTGGCCCGTTCCCTCAGGGACCTCGGGGTGGAGGTGCCGGCCGGAAGCAGCGAGAGCGATCAGATCGGCCTTCTCCTTCAGGAGGTCAACCGCCGTTTGGTGGGCCTTTACGGCCCCACCCAGCTCACCGGCAAGGAGCTCACCGCCGCCGGCCGGCAGCAGAGCGCCACGGCCAGCACCTGGGATGTGACCCTGAGCTTCAACCGCGAGGGCGGTGAGAAGTTCGCAGCGCTCACCCAGTCGATCGCCGGCACCGGCCGGGTGCTGGGCATCGTCCTCGATGGACGCTCGATCAGCGAAGCCACCGTCGGCCCTGAGTTCAAGGCTGCTGGCATCACCGGCGGTGGGGCCAGCATCACCGGCAACTTCACCGCCGAGGAGGCCCGCGAGCTGGAGGTTCAGCTGCGCGGTGGCTCGCTGCCACTGCCGGTGAAGATCATCGAGGTGCGCACCATCGGCCCGTCACTCGGAGCCGAGAACATCCGCACCAGCCTGCTGGCGGCCCTGTCCGGCCTGGCCCTGGTGGCTCTGTTCATGGTGATCACCTATCGCCTGGCCGGCATGGTGGCCGTGGTGGCTCTCAGCCTCTACGGGCTGTTCAATCTGGCGATCTATGCCCTGATCCCCGTCACGCTCACCCTGCCGGGCATCGCCGGCTTCATCCTGTCGCTCGGCATGGCGGTGGATGCCAATGTGCTCATCTTTGAGCGGATCAAGGATGAACTTCGCTCTGGGAATACCCTCATCCGTTCGATCGACACCGGATTCGCCCTCGCGTTCTCCTCGATCCTCGACGGCCAGCTCACCACCCTGATCAGCTGCGCTGCCCTCTTTGCGCTCGGCACCGGCTTCGTGAAGGGATTTGCCGTCACCCTCGGCATCGGTGTTCTGCTCAGCCTGTTCAGCGCGCTCACCTGCACCCGCACCCTGCTGAGATTGCTGATGAGCTACCCGGCCCTGCGCCGTCCCACCTACTTCCTGCCCGGGGCCGAGCTGCCCGCCACGGCATCCTGA
- a CDS encoding pyruvate dehydrogenase complex E1 component subunit beta: MDETLLFNALREAIDEEMARDPHVCVMGEDVGQYGGSYKVTKDLYEKYGELRVLDTPIAENSFTGMAVGAAMTGLRPIVEGMNMGFLLLAFNQISNNMGMLRYTSGGNFTIPAVVRGPGGVGRQLGAEHSQRLEAYFHAVPGIKIVAVSTPTNAKGLMKAAIRDNNPVLFFEHVLLYNLSEDIPEGDYICALDQAEVVREGKDVTILTYSRMRHHCLKAVQQLEAEGVDVELIDLISLKPFDMETISRSIRKTHKVLVVEECMKTGGIGAELVALITEHCFDDLDARPIRLSSQDIPTPYNGKLENLTIIQPHQIVEAALQLKAGSV, translated from the coding sequence GTGGACGAAACCCTTCTGTTCAATGCCCTGCGTGAGGCCATCGACGAGGAGATGGCCCGCGATCCCCATGTCTGCGTGATGGGGGAGGACGTGGGCCAGTACGGCGGCTCCTACAAGGTCACCAAGGATCTCTACGAGAAATACGGCGAGCTGCGCGTGCTCGATACCCCGATCGCCGAGAACAGCTTCACCGGCATGGCGGTCGGTGCCGCCATGACCGGCCTGAGGCCGATCGTGGAGGGCATGAACATGGGCTTCCTGCTGCTCGCCTTCAACCAGATCTCCAACAACATGGGGATGCTGCGTTACACCAGCGGCGGCAACTTCACGATTCCTGCGGTGGTGCGTGGCCCGGGCGGTGTGGGGAGACAGCTGGGCGCTGAGCACAGTCAGCGGCTGGAGGCCTACTTCCACGCCGTTCCCGGCATCAAGATCGTGGCGGTGAGCACGCCCACCAATGCCAAGGGCCTGATGAAGGCCGCGATCCGCGATAACAATCCAGTGCTCTTCTTTGAGCATGTGCTGCTCTACAACCTCTCCGAAGACATCCCCGAGGGGGATTACATCTGCGCACTGGATCAGGCTGAGGTGGTCCGCGAAGGCAAGGATGTGACGATCCTCACCTATTCGCGCATGCGTCACCATTGCCTCAAGGCGGTGCAGCAGCTGGAGGCCGAGGGGGTGGATGTGGAGCTGATCGATCTGATCAGCCTCAAGCCGTTCGACATGGAGACGATCAGCCGTTCGATCCGCAAGACCCACAAGGTTCTGGTGGTGGAAGAGTGCATGAAGACCGGCGGCATCGGCGCCGAGCTCGTCGCCCTGATCACCGAACACTGCTTCGACGATCTCGACGCCAGGCCGATCCGCCTCTCCTCCCAGGACATCCCGACCCCATACAACGGAAAACTGGAGAACCTGACGATCATTCAGCCCCATCAGATCGTCGAGGCGGCCCTGCAGCTCAAGGCCGGCAGCGTCTGA
- a CDS encoding DUF3082 domain-containing protein yields the protein MDQRPRKGPLSFLSGALTSGLLAWLSLGLSQKVVGYYAEHPPHYSAQIAQSIATALKTLIVGMCFLATFSFAFIGVGLALTFLRSLLQPRHSQGAS from the coding sequence GTGGATCAGCGGCCCCGCAAGGGCCCGCTCAGCTTCCTCTCCGGTGCGCTCACCAGCGGCCTGCTGGCCTGGCTGAGCCTGGGCCTGAGCCAGAAGGTGGTCGGGTACTACGCGGAGCATCCTCCCCACTACAGCGCCCAGATCGCCCAGAGCATCGCCACCGCCCTCAAGACGCTGATCGTGGGGATGTGTTTCCTGGCCACCTTCAGCTTCGCCTTCATCGGTGTCGGGCTGGCGCTCACCTTCCTGCGCAGCCTTCTGCAGCCCCGCCACTCGCAGGGGGCGTCCTGA
- the ispE gene encoding 4-(cytidine 5'-diphospho)-2-C-methyl-D-erythritol kinase produces MATLRVLAPAKINLHLEVLGLRPDGFHELAMLMQSLDLADELLLAPSADGRLALTIDRQDLPSDGSNLIVRAAELLRSRAGLPELGVHMQLRKRIPIGAGLAGGSSDGAAALVGLNRLWGLGFAAADLHRFAAELGSDLPFCLEGGTRLCFGRGEILEDPDLPQRPGFGVLLVKDPSASVSTPWAYGRCRELRGDFYLDHEEDFEQRRSALRRGPLLEALQGERPLPPLRNDLQAVVEPEVESVRLGLRLLREQGEARVVAMSGSGPTLFALYDDGDQAEAAGERLAPSLQEAGFEHWCCRFLDHGVRVEDTPASAGGA; encoded by the coding sequence ATGGCGACCCTCCGCGTCCTGGCGCCGGCGAAGATCAACCTGCATCTGGAGGTGCTGGGTCTGCGGCCCGACGGCTTCCACGAGCTGGCGATGCTGATGCAGAGCCTGGATCTCGCCGATGAGCTGCTCCTGGCACCGAGCGCCGATGGACGCCTCGCGCTGACGATCGACCGGCAGGACCTGCCCAGCGATGGCAGCAACCTGATCGTGCGGGCCGCGGAGCTGCTGCGCAGCCGTGCCGGGCTGCCGGAGCTCGGCGTTCACATGCAGCTGCGCAAGCGCATCCCCATCGGCGCCGGCCTCGCCGGTGGCTCCAGCGACGGGGCCGCCGCGCTGGTGGGGCTGAACCGCCTCTGGGGGCTGGGGTTCGCGGCGGCCGACCTGCATCGCTTCGCTGCCGAACTGGGCTCGGACCTGCCGTTCTGCCTGGAGGGCGGCACCCGCCTCTGCTTCGGGCGCGGCGAGATCCTTGAGGATCCGGACCTGCCGCAGCGGCCCGGATTCGGGGTGCTGCTGGTCAAGGATCCCTCCGCCAGCGTCTCCACCCCCTGGGCCTACGGCCGCTGCCGGGAGCTGCGCGGCGATTTCTATCTCGATCATGAGGAGGACTTCGAGCAGCGCCGATCAGCCCTGCGCCGGGGGCCACTGCTGGAGGCGTTGCAGGGCGAGCGGCCCTTGCCGCCGTTGCGGAACGATCTGCAGGCGGTCGTGGAACCGGAGGTCGAGAGCGTGCGGCTGGGCCTGCGACTGCTGCGCGAGCAGGGTGAGGCACGTGTGGTGGCGATGAGCGGCTCCGGCCCCACCCTGTTCGCTCTCTACGACGACGGCGATCAGGCGGAGGCCGCCGGCGAGCGGCTGGCACCGAGCCTGCAGGAGGCCGGCTTCGAGCACTGGTGCTGCCGTTTCCTGGATCACGGCGTCAGGGTGGAGGACACGCCCGCGAGCGCGGGCGGAGCCTGA
- the rsmA gene encoding 16S rRNA (adenine(1518)-N(6)/adenine(1519)-N(6))-dimethyltransferase RsmA, whose amino-acid sequence MTAAGHRARKRFGQHWLVDERVLDRILAAAELVPGDRVLEVGPGRGALTERLLAGPLQDLVAVELDRDLVAGLRQRFGGDPRFHLIEGDALEVPLRAEGVEPPTKVVANIPYNITGPLLERLVGRLDRPVQPAYGRLVLLVQQEVGERIRALPGSSACSALSVRMQLLARCRSVCPVPPRCFAPPPKVMSEVILLEPLPPQELLAPAVARQVESLLRRCYASRRKMLRNTLAGVLPPEDLSRLAAEAGVELAQRPQELSPAQWVALATGLNRLSCVPTSG is encoded by the coding sequence ATGACCGCCGCCGGCCATCGCGCCCGCAAGCGCTTCGGCCAGCACTGGCTGGTGGATGAGAGGGTGCTGGATCGGATCCTCGCCGCCGCTGAGCTGGTCCCGGGCGATCGGGTGCTGGAGGTGGGGCCCGGCCGCGGGGCGCTGACCGAGCGGCTGCTGGCCGGCCCGCTGCAGGACCTGGTGGCGGTGGAGCTGGACCGCGACCTGGTGGCGGGGCTGCGGCAGCGCTTCGGCGGCGACCCGCGCTTCCATCTGATCGAGGGGGACGCCCTGGAGGTGCCGCTGCGGGCCGAGGGCGTCGAGCCACCCACCAAGGTGGTGGCCAACATCCCGTACAACATCACCGGTCCGCTGCTGGAGCGGCTGGTCGGTCGGCTGGATCGCCCTGTGCAGCCCGCCTATGGACGGCTGGTGCTGCTGGTGCAGCAGGAGGTGGGGGAGCGGATCCGCGCCCTGCCGGGCAGCAGCGCCTGCTCGGCCCTGAGCGTGCGCATGCAGCTGCTGGCGCGCTGCCGCAGCGTCTGCCCGGTGCCTCCGCGCTGCTTCGCGCCGCCGCCGAAGGTGATGTCGGAGGTGATCCTGCTGGAGCCCCTGCCGCCGCAGGAGCTGCTGGCACCCGCCGTGGCGCGCCAGGTGGAAAGCCTGCTGCGCCGCTGCTACGCCTCCCGCCGCAAGATGCTGCGCAACACCCTGGCCGGAGTGCTGCCGCCGGAGGATCTGAGCCGCCTCGCCGCGGAGGCCGGCGTGGAGCTCGCCCAGCGCCCCCAGGAGCTGAGCCCGGCCCAGTGGGTGGCGCTGGCCACCGGCTTGAATCGCCTCTCCTGTGTGCCCACCAGCGGCTGA
- a CDS encoding YraN family protein, translating into MRTAQQRQGDWAEQRALRLLRQRGWRLLDRQWRCRWGELDLVLRKGQRLLLVEVKARRPGACDGGGLAALRGEKRLRLARSWACWLAAHPDWQRSPVEMVAALVPLPPARLPVRWIRLEG; encoded by the coding sequence ATGCGCACCGCGCAGCAGCGCCAGGGGGACTGGGCCGAACAACGGGCGCTGCGACTGCTGCGGCAGAGGGGCTGGCGGCTGCTGGATCGCCAGTGGCGCTGCCGCTGGGGGGAGCTGGATCTGGTGCTGCGCAAGGGGCAGCGGCTGCTGCTGGTGGAGGTGAAGGCGCGGCGGCCCGGCGCCTGCGATGGCGGCGGCCTGGCCGCCCTGCGGGGCGAGAAGCGCCTGCGGCTGGCCCGCAGCTGGGCCTGCTGGCTGGCGGCCCATCCGGACTGGCAGCGCAGCCCGGTGGAGATGGTGGCGGCCCTCGTCCCGCTGCCGCCGGCACGGCTGCCGGTGCGCTGGATCCGGCTCGAGGGCTGA
- a CDS encoding pentapeptide repeat-containing protein translates to MDYAKQVLIGADFHGADLRGVTFNLTNLREADFHDADLRNASLFGAKLQDADMRGADLREATLDSAVFDGTDLRNARLDDAFAFNTKFRDVLIEGADFTNVPLRGDALSALCSVASGTNPSSGRATRDTLGCG, encoded by the coding sequence ATGGACTACGCCAAGCAGGTGCTGATCGGCGCCGACTTCCATGGGGCCGACCTGCGCGGCGTGACCTTCAACCTCACGAATCTGCGCGAGGCCGATTTCCACGACGCCGATCTGCGCAACGCTTCCCTGTTCGGGGCCAAGCTGCAGGACGCCGACATGCGCGGCGCCGATCTGCGCGAGGCCACCCTCGATTCGGCCGTGTTCGATGGCACCGACCTGCGCAATGCGCGCCTCGACGATGCCTTCGCGTTCAACACCAAGTTCCGCGATGTGCTGATCGAGGGAGCTGATTTCACCAACGTGCCGCTGCGGGGTGATGCGCTCAGCGCTCTCTGTTCCGTGGCCAGCGGCACCAATCCCTCCAGTGGTCGCGCAACCCGCGACACACTGGGCTGCGGCTGA
- a CDS encoding LexA family transcriptional regulator: MRPEGLCRDTGCAPAGASGGAVAPADLDLARLLIPDPERSLLLRVCGQSMQGAGIRHGDLLVVERNRTVRNGAVVVARLGERFTLKRLQWRQGRCWLEPAHPAYPPLDLERIARRQGLSAADVQIWGVAVHVIRAL, translated from the coding sequence ATGCGTCCTGAGGGTCTCTGCCGCGACACCGGCTGCGCGCCCGCCGGCGCCTCCGGGGGCGCTGTCGCGCCGGCGGATCTTGATCTGGCCCGTCTGCTGATTCCGGATCCGGAGCGCAGCCTGCTGCTGCGGGTCTGCGGCCAATCGATGCAGGGTGCCGGCATCCGCCACGGCGATTTACTGGTGGTGGAGCGGAATCGGACGGTCCGCAACGGTGCGGTCGTGGTCGCCCGCCTGGGGGAGCGCTTCACCCTCAAGCGGCTGCAGTGGCGACAGGGCCGCTGCTGGCTGGAGCCGGCTCACCCCGCCTACCCGCCCCTGGATCTGGAGCGGATCGCACGCCGGCAGGGCCTGAGTGCCGCGGATGTGCAGATCTGGGGGGTGGCGGTGCACGTGATCCGCGCGCTCTGA
- a CDS encoding Y-family DNA polymerase, producing MARATVLIDGNNFYASCEAVLDASVIGRPLVVLSNNDGCIVSRSAEARALGIPMGAPCFKVRAELQRHNVIVRSSNYSLYADMSMRLMATLEQWVEELEIYSIDEAFGLLSRPPSLDGQPGELRTWGLELRRQVRRRLGLPVAVGIASTKVRAKIANRIAKRDPAHGGVFDLEAVADADAALESIAIEDVWGIGRRLSRWCRLRGIAHARALRDMPSGELRRRCGVVGVRLQQELRGIACLPLVEEPPAKRETCVSRSFSTPIRCREELRQAVATYLVRAAEKLRRQRQLCGCVTVFVRSSPFDGSSFYSNAATVRLTTASNDTGVLLAAALPLVEELFRPHKPLQKAGVLLQQLQGDSELQGHLLEPLEPAQQRRRQALMAVVDGLNRRYGSATVQWAACGLAPRWAMRRSRLSGAATTRIAELPRVWA from the coding sequence ATGGCCCGCGCCACCGTGCTGATCGACGGCAACAACTTCTATGCCTCCTGCGAGGCGGTGCTCGATGCCTCCGTGATCGGCCGGCCGCTGGTGGTGCTCTCCAACAACGACGGCTGCATCGTCTCGCGCAGTGCCGAGGCCCGCGCCCTGGGCATCCCGATGGGAGCCCCCTGTTTCAAGGTGCGCGCCGAACTGCAGCGCCACAACGTGATCGTGCGCAGCTCCAACTACAGCCTCTACGCCGACATGAGCATGCGGCTGATGGCCACCCTCGAGCAGTGGGTGGAGGAGCTGGAGATCTATTCGATCGATGAGGCCTTCGGGCTGCTCAGCCGCCCGCCGAGCCTCGATGGACAGCCCGGCGAGCTGCGCACCTGGGGCCTGGAGCTGCGCCGTCAGGTGCGCCGGCGTCTGGGTCTGCCGGTGGCCGTGGGGATCGCCTCCACCAAGGTGCGCGCCAAGATCGCCAACCGGATCGCCAAACGCGACCCCGCCCACGGCGGCGTCTTCGATCTGGAGGCGGTCGCCGACGCCGATGCCGCCCTGGAGAGCATCGCGATCGAGGACGTCTGGGGCATCGGCCGGCGCCTGTCGCGCTGGTGCCGCCTGCGCGGCATCGCCCATGCCCGTGCCCTGCGCGACATGCCCAGCGGTGAACTGCGGCGCCGCTGCGGCGTGGTGGGGGTGCGCCTGCAGCAGGAGCTGCGTGGCATCGCCTGCCTGCCGCTGGTGGAGGAGCCGCCGGCCAAGCGCGAGACCTGCGTCAGCCGCAGCTTCTCCACTCCGATCCGCTGCCGGGAGGAGCTGCGCCAGGCGGTGGCCACCTATCTCGTCCGCGCCGCCGAGAAACTGCGCCGCCAGCGCCAGCTGTGCGGCTGCGTCACGGTGTTCGTGCGCAGCAGCCCTTTCGACGGCAGCAGCTTCTACAGCAATGCCGCCACCGTCCGGCTGACCACCGCCAGCAACGACACCGGCGTCCTGCTGGCGGCGGCCCTGCCGCTGGTGGAGGAGCTGTTCCGGCCCCACAAACCGCTGCAGAAGGCGGGGGTGCTGCTGCAGCAGCTGCAGGGTGACAGCGAGCTGCAGGGCCATCTGCTGGAGCCTCTGGAGCCCGCACAGCAGAGGCGGCGACAGGCGCTGATGGCCGTGGTCGATGGCCTCAACCGCCGCTACGGCAGCGCCACGGTGCAGTGGGCCGCCTGCGGCCTGGCCCCTCGCTGGGCGATGCGCCGCTCGCGCCTCTCCGGCGCCGCCACCACCCGCATCGCTGAACTGCCGCGGGTGTGGGCGTGA
- a CDS encoding SDR family NAD(P)-dependent oxidoreductase, which yields MNPSGQAPMRRILLTGGSSGIGLEAAALLMQAGHHLTLPCRDAAGIDRVRSRLGPAVQTPLCDLADLASVAACCEALLAGGEPIDTLVLNAGLQFSGAREPRWSAQGFELTVAVNHLAHQALLQRLLPLLRRGTPPRLVVTASEVHDPAAPGGRVGRAAGLGDLAGLQQGPGAAMLAGGERFDAEKAYKDSKLCNLLMARELARRLRRLGVDLPVLAWSPGLVIPRGEGGFFRESRRLNPLGQALFALLARDLLRLTETPQRAGALLAGLAVDPLPEAAGFRYWSNRVLGPGRLRFEVSQPSAEACDDALAERLWTLSAAVLGLDPQQGLEGLPQ from the coding sequence GTGAACCCCTCCGGCCAGGCGCCGATGCGGCGCATCCTGCTCACTGGCGGCAGTTCCGGCATCGGGCTGGAAGCGGCCGCCCTGCTGATGCAGGCAGGGCATCACCTCACCCTCCCGTGCCGGGACGCCGCCGGCATCGACCGGGTGCGCAGCCGGCTGGGCCCTGCGGTGCAGACGCCCCTCTGCGATCTGGCGGATCTCGCCAGCGTGGCGGCCTGCTGTGAGGCGCTGCTGGCTGGAGGCGAACCGATCGACACGCTGGTGCTCAACGCCGGTCTGCAGTTCAGTGGCGCCCGTGAACCGCGCTGGTCCGCCCAGGGCTTCGAGCTGACGGTGGCGGTCAATCACCTGGCCCATCAGGCGCTGCTGCAGCGGCTGCTGCCCCTGCTGCGGCGGGGCACGCCGCCGCGTCTGGTGGTCACCGCCTCCGAGGTGCATGACCCGGCGGCGCCCGGCGGGCGGGTGGGACGGGCGGCGGGCCTGGGGGATCTGGCCGGCCTGCAGCAGGGGCCCGGGGCGGCGATGCTGGCCGGCGGCGAGCGCTTTGACGCCGAGAAGGCCTACAAGGACAGCAAGCTCTGCAATCTGCTGATGGCCCGGGAGCTGGCGCGCAGGCTGCGCCGGCTGGGCGTGGACCTGCCGGTGCTGGCCTGGAGTCCGGGGCTGGTGATCCCCCGCGGGGAGGGCGGCTTCTTCCGGGAGAGCCGCCGCCTCAATCCGCTCGGCCAGGCCCTGTTCGCTCTGCTGGCCCGCGATCTGCTGCGCCTGACCGAAACGCCGCAGCGGGCCGGTGCCCTGCTGGCGGGCCTCGCCGTCGACCCTCTGCCCGAGGCCGCTGGCTTCCGCTACTGGAGCAACCGGGTGCTGGGTCCGGGCCGGCTCCGCTTCGAGGTCAGCCAACCGAGTGCGGAGGCCTGCGACGACGCCCTGGCCGAACGGCTGTGGACCCTCAGCGCCGCCGTGCTGGGCCTGGACCCGCAGCAGGGACTCGAGGGCCTGCCGCAGTAG
- a CDS encoding acyl-CoA desaturase yields the protein MAHLGCALLLLTGLDLAAGLWALALYLLRMLATTAIYHRLVTHRSYQAPRLVWWLGSLVAASSGQMGPSWWKAHHLAHHRHVDTAGDPHTPLGAGGPWRGFWDAQAGWLLSPRFHPESLPADVEADPVLRLIDRAHVVPALALALLSWWIGGLEWLAAYCLSTTLLFHGVASVNSVAHLVGDQPFATADASRNNRWVALITLGEGWHNLHHAFQASARQGFSLRAGRVVHLPDPTYRFIRLLERLGWASEVRLPSDRALVARASG from the coding sequence ATGGCCCATCTGGGCTGCGCCCTGCTGCTGCTCACCGGGCTGGATCTGGCCGCCGGGCTCTGGGCCCTGGCGCTGTATCTGCTGCGGATGCTCGCCACCACGGCGATCTATCACCGCCTGGTCACCCATCGCAGTTATCAGGCGCCACGGCTGGTGTGGTGGCTGGGGTCGCTGGTGGCCGCCTCCTCGGGCCAGATGGGCCCGAGCTGGTGGAAGGCGCACCACCTCGCCCATCACCGCCACGTCGACACAGCCGGCGATCCCCACACGCCGCTGGGCGCCGGTGGACCCTGGCGGGGCTTCTGGGACGCGCAGGCGGGCTGGCTGCTCTCGCCGCGCTTTCATCCCGAGAGCCTGCCTGCCGATGTGGAGGCGGATCCGGTGCTGCGCCTGATCGACCGGGCCCATGTGGTCCCTGCCCTGGCCCTCGCCCTGCTGTCCTGGTGGATCGGCGGGCTGGAGTGGCTCGCGGCCTACTGCCTGAGCACCACCCTGCTGTTTCATGGCGTCGCCAGCGTCAACTCGGTGGCCCACCTGGTGGGCGATCAGCCCTTCGCCACCGCCGATGCCAGCCGGAACAACCGCTGGGTGGCGCTGATCACCCTCGGCGAGGGCTGGCACAACCTGCACCACGCCTTCCAGGCCTCGGCGCGCCAGGGCTTCTCGCTGCGGGCCGGGAGGGTGGTGCACCTGCCCGATCCCACCTATCGCTTCATCCGCCTGCTCGAGCGACTGGGCTGGGCCTCGGAGGTGAGACTCCCAAGCGACCGGGCGCTGGTGGCGAGGGCCTCCGGCTGA
- a CDS encoding TMEM165/GDT1 family protein, translating to MTVSIAADTGLAAFGSSLTAITLAELGDKTFFMALILAARHRPRDVFIGSFAALTAVTLISLGLGFGLREMLPATVVPWLAAALFLGFGIKLLIDAQGMAADEAEEEEREAEQAINEAESHGAIVTTWAVIWEAFALVFVAELGDRTQFATIFLATAPAFSFAGLLAGTLLGHALVTALAVGAGKWIGSRISEQLLYRLSGGLFLAFGLFALQQALT from the coding sequence ATGACCGTTTCCATTGCCGCTGACACGGGCCTGGCGGCCTTCGGTTCAAGCCTCACCGCGATCACCCTCGCGGAGCTGGGCGACAAGACCTTCTTCATGGCGCTGATCCTGGCGGCCCGCCATCGCCCCCGCGATGTGTTCATCGGATCATTCGCCGCCCTGACGGCCGTGACGCTGATCTCGCTAGGCCTCGGCTTCGGGCTGCGCGAGATGCTGCCGGCCACGGTGGTGCCCTGGCTGGCGGCGGCGCTGTTTCTGGGGTTCGGCATCAAGCTGCTGATCGATGCCCAGGGCATGGCCGCCGATGAGGCGGAGGAGGAGGAACGGGAGGCGGAACAGGCGATCAACGAGGCCGAGAGCCATGGCGCCATCGTCACCACCTGGGCGGTGATCTGGGAGGCCTTCGCGCTGGTGTTCGTGGCCGAACTGGGCGACCGGACCCAGTTCGCCACGATTTTTCTGGCGACGGCGCCGGCCTTCAGCTTCGCCGGCCTGCTGGCGGGCACCCTCCTCGGCCACGCCCTGGTCACGGCTCTGGCCGTCGGCGCCGGCAAGTGGATCGGCAGCCGCATCAGCGAGCAGCTGCTCTATCGCCTCAGCGGTGGCCTGTTCCTCGCCTTCGGCCTGTTCGCCCTGCAGCAGGCGCTCACCTGA
- a CDS encoding triacylglycerol lipase, with protein MPLPSQPIVILGGFLIDPPAYGPMAERLEMLSGQPVQLVPVGKAEWTLTVFAFAWARILDRVARTVSELAQSSPTGRVTLVGHSSGGIMLRLFLDDAPFQGRRYDGKALADVLVMLGSPHTALKATVLRAMVQRRLPGATFADRVRYASVAGDLDLSTATPLARRLAPAAYRNSTGDADDRGDGLVPVSSALLEGSTAVELPGVAHGGAFGASWYGTPEVVERWWAAL; from the coding sequence ATGCCGCTGCCGAGCCAGCCGATCGTGATCCTCGGGGGCTTTCTGATCGATCCGCCCGCCTACGGGCCGATGGCCGAGCGCCTTGAGATGCTGAGCGGTCAGCCGGTGCAGCTGGTGCCGGTGGGCAAGGCCGAGTGGACCCTGACGGTGTTCGCCTTCGCCTGGGCCCGCATCCTCGATCGGGTGGCCCGGACCGTGAGCGAGCTGGCCCAGAGCTCTCCGACCGGCCGGGTGACCCTGGTGGGCCACAGCTCCGGCGGCATCATGCTGCGCCTGTTTCTCGATGACGCCCCGTTCCAGGGACGCCGCTATGACGGCAAGGCCCTGGCCGACGTGCTGGTGATGCTGGGCAGTCCCCACACCGCCCTCAAGGCCACGGTGCTGCGCGCCATGGTGCAGCGGCGGCTACCCGGGGCGACCTTCGCCGATCGCGTGCGCTATGCCTCGGTGGCGGGCGATCTGGATCTGTCCACCGCCACGCCCCTGGCCCGGCGGCTCGCACCGGCGGCCTATCGCAACAGCACCGGCGATGCCGACGACCGTGGCGATGGCCTGGTGCCGGTGTCCTCCGCCCTGCTGGAGGGTTCCACCGCCGTGGAGCTGCCCGGTGTGGCCCATGGCGGAGCCTTCGGAGCGAGCTGGTACGGCACTCCGGAGGTGGTGGAGCGGTGGTGGGCCGCCCTCTGA
- a CDS encoding chlorophyll a/b-binding protein: MPERPFLYEPSERFGEGLTTRRPWNVAALTSVERLNGRVAMVGFAAAVLGELLTGHGPAGQVIDLLRWYLG, encoded by the coding sequence ATGCCTGAGCGCCCGTTCCTCTACGAACCTTCCGAGCGTTTCGGCGAAGGACTCACCACCCGGCGGCCCTGGAATGTGGCGGCCCTCACCTCGGTGGAGCGCCTCAATGGTCGCGTGGCGATGGTGGGCTTCGCCGCCGCCGTGCTCGGTGAGCTGCTCACCGGCCACGGCCCCGCCGGCCAGGTGATCGACCTCCTGCGCTGGTATCTGGGCTGA